From Asterias rubens chromosome 3, eAstRub1.3, whole genome shotgun sequence, the proteins below share one genomic window:
- the LOC117288305 gene encoding immunoglobulin-binding protein 1-like has translation MAEKADDGAPKLSVIFEDSWRCQQQLQDSENPTNSKTYQDALNECINKLETATLMVSQLSLFSSNEDLDEIPTTDIRYLLLPALLGSLSLQLVEEDRLAVVERGKTYYKDFLGRCRQYGVTQEEVPDDTEPGVQQPSRGPPDLRAMQANREDKIRRYKQSKETEEKLKALGAWSEIRQRPEDVQREYYILCLKKWVNTAMEELAGIQQEIQILQHMASMKARQKEGASAEPEPPRGKPKQPMKPFILTRDAIQAQVFGAGYPSVPTMTLEEFYQKEIAEGKILPNSMNPTPVSEREEAERKEQEKEEAIDNDDPEALTKAREWDDWKDTHKRGCGNRENRS, from the exons atggccgaaaAGGCAGACGACGGCGCACCAAAGTTGTCTGTCATATTTGAAGATTCATGGCGATGCCAGCAGCAGCTGCAAGATTCTGAAAATCCAACCAATTCTAAAACTTACCAG GATGCATTGAATGAATGCATTAACAAGCTAGAGACAGCTACGTTGATGGTCAGTCAACTCAGTCTCTTCAGCTCAAATGAAGACCTGGATGAAATACCAACCACAGATATTAG GTATTTGCTCTTACCAGCATTGCTAGGCAGTCTTTCCCTGCAGTTAGTGGAAGAGGACAGACTAGCTGTGGTTGAGCGTGGTAAGACGTACTACAAAGATTTCCTTGGGAGATGTCGACAGTACGGTGTGACCCAAGAG GAGGTACCAGACGATACCGAGCCCGGGGTTCAGCAGCCGTCTAGAGGTCCACCTGACCTCAGAGCGATGCAAGCCAACAGAGAGGACAAGATACGACGATACAAACAATCCAAAGAGACAGAAGAGAAGTTGAAGGCACTAGGGGCGTGGTCAGAGATCAGACAGAGACCTGAAGATGTACAG AGAGAGTACTACATCCTGTGCTTGAAGAAATGGGTAAATACAGCTATGGAAGAATTAGCTGGTATCCAGCAGGAGATTCAGATATTACAACACATGGCTAGCATGAAAGCAAGACAGAAAGAGGGAGCCAGTGCTGAGCCAGAGCCTCCAAGGGGCAAACCTAAGCAG CCAATGAAGCCTTTCATTCTTACCAGAGATGCAATACAGGCTCAGGTATTTGGAGCTGGTTATCCCAGTGTACCTACCATGACGTTGGAAGAGTTCTACCAGAAGGAAATAGCCGAGGGAAAGATCCTACCCAACTCCAT GAATCCAACTCCAGTCAGTGAGAGGGAAGAAGCAGAGAGGAAAGAACAGGAGAAAGAGGAGGCCATCGATAACGACGACCCAGAAGCACTCACCAAAGCCAGAGAGTGGGACGATTGGAAAGACA CTCACAAGAGAGGCTGTGGAAACAGAGAGAACAGGAGTTGA